The Oncorhynchus kisutch isolate 150728-3 linkage group LG20, Okis_V2, whole genome shotgun sequence genome has a segment encoding these proteins:
- the calcoco2 gene encoding calcium-binding and coiled-coil domain-containing protein 2 isoform X2: MESVESAANMELSTTFSQVVFQEIPHSYVPNIAVTCSYTLTAAIQQNPRDWVGIFKVGWSTTKDYYTFVWIEPSLDLIKQDANKKQVLFSAYYLPKDDAEFYQFCYIDSNGQVRGASTPFCFKTSGEQSTDGSLENDLLVITTQEKVEQREREKEEMVMELGQLKEQNEILRGVLKEQQQEIDCLKLSNEELYKADGNLEKQQQKSREHEQLTQKAKSMEDSRKGQEEQVVQSEREKEELAMELGQLKEQNETLTRALKEQQQEIDRLKESKEELAQVVSKLEQQQQNAREHEELTQMDKSMDESHTGQESLTPICEKYEQALSKIKQLKKEREELKEKVEVQSVEIAQLSPSLRDSQQESYRLKDHIQLLQVDLQSSEKEKAKLSVELRKLRGLTLDLDDLKTENKALHRSLSEQGHQPQQEMVDSDLKVQYQALLGQLQEARTQLQQELQASNNTRRRAEQAEGELVKVNECTNIIVMRSTQAEQKSRKLEMQLLEFHRVIEEKESMAEIAKVEKEELSRENQDLKRNVERLRKEFADIQAAPVSMQHPNPYGSSTDPTPTEEQQQDTLAASLHFGNPYETPGPATNAEELSLTCRHCHECFPGITPNELELHEDSHRVCPFCTLICDGMEQTKYEEHVYSHEV; the protein is encoded by the exons ATGGAGAGCGTCGAAAGTGCAGCCAACATGGAATTGTCAACAACCTTTTCCCAGGTTGTATTTCAGGAAATCCCCCACTCCTACGTGCCAAATATTGCCGTGACTTGCAGCTACACTCTGACAGCAGCCATTCAACAGAACCCCAGAGACTGGGTGGGGATATTCAAG GTAGGCTGGAGCACCACAAAGGATTATTACACATTTGTGTGGATAGAACCATCATTGGATCTGATAAAACAGGATGCAAACAAAAAACAAGTGCTTTTTAGTG CATACTACTTGCCAAAGGATGATGCAGAGTTCTATCAGTTCTGCTATATTGATAGCAATGGCCAAGTGAGAGGAGCCAGTACCCCCTTCTGCTTTAAAACCTCAGGGGAACAAAGCACAGATGGCAGCCTGGAAAACGACCTTTTGGTCATCACAACACAG GAAAAGGTAGAGCAacgtgagagggagaaagaagagatGGTCATGGAGTTGGGGCAACTGAAAGAGCAAAATGAGATTTTGAGAGGAGTCCTGAAGGAGCAACAGCAAGAGATTGATTGCCTCAAG TTGTCTAACGAGGAACTATACAAGGCAGACGGGAACCTGGAGAAGCAGCAGCAGAAGTCAAGAGAGCATGAACAACTGACACAGAAAGCTAAATCAATGGAAGACTCACGCAAAGGACAGGAG GAACAGGTGGTGCaaagtgagagggagaaagaagagcTGGCCATGGAGTTGGGGCAACTGAAAGAGCAAAATGAGACTCTGACACGTGCCCTAAAGGAGCAACAGCAAGAGATTGACCGCCTCAAG GAATCTAAAGAGGAACTTGCACAGGTAGTGAGCAAACTGGAGCAACAGCAACAGAATGCTAGAGAGCATGAAGAACTGACACAGATGGACAAATCAATGGATGAATCACACACAGGACAGGAG TCTCTGACTCCTATTTGTGAGAAATATGAACAAGCATTGAGCAAGATCAAACAGCTGAAGAAGGAGCGAGAGGAGTTGAAAGAAAAGGTTGAGGTTCAAAGTGTGGAGATTGCACA GCTGAGTCCAAGCCTCAGAGATTCTCAGCAGGAGTCTTACAGACTGAAGGATCACATTCAGCTTCTACAG GTGGATCTCCAGAGCAGTGAGAAAGAGAAGGCGAAGCTTTCTGTGGAGCTGCGCAAACTGCGTGGTCTCACACTTGACCTGGATGACTTGAAGACAGAGAACAAGGCCTTACACAGAAGCCTGTCAGAGCAGGGGCACCAGCCACAGCAGGAGATGGTGGACAGTGATTTGAAG GTGCAATACCAAGCTCTTCTTGGCCAGCTGCAGGAGGCTCGGACACAGTTGCAACAGGAGCTGCAGGCTTCCAACAACACACGCAGACGTGCAGAGCAAGCAGAGGGGGAACTGGTGAAGGTCAATGAGTGCACGAATATCATAGTCATGAGGTCTACACAGGCGGAGCAGAAAAGCAGAAAACTAGAG ATGCAACTTTTAGAGTTCCACAGAGTCATTGAGGAGAAAGAAAGCATGGCAGAGATCGCTAAAGTAGAGAAAGAGGAGTTGTCCAGAGAAAATCAG GATCTCAAAAGAAATGTTGAGAGACTTCGCAAGGAGTTTGCTGACATCCAGGCTGCTCCAGTGTCCATGCAGCACCCCAACCCTTATGGCTCTTCAACTGACCCCACCCCCACTGAGGAGCAGCAGCAAGATACACTGGCTGCCTCTCTCCACTTTGGGAACCCTTATGAGACCCCAG GCCCTGCGACAAACGCGGAGGAG TTGTCCTTGACGTGTCGTCACTGCCATGAGTGCTTCCCTGGCATCACCCCGAATGAGCTGGAGCTGCACGAGGACAGCCACAGAGTGTGCCCCTTTTGCACCCTCATCTGTGACGGAATGGAGCAGACCAAGTATGAAGAACACGTCTACAGCCATGAGGTGTAG
- the calcoco2 gene encoding calcium-binding and coiled-coil domain-containing protein 2 isoform X1 has translation MESVESAANMELSTTFSQVVFQEIPHSYVPNIAVTCSYTLTAAIQQNPRDWVGIFKVGWSTTKDYYTFVWIEPSLDLIKQDANKKQVLFSAYYLPKDDAEFYQFCYIDSNGQVRGASTPFCFKTSGEQSTDGSLENDLLVITTQEKVEQREREKEEMVMELGQLKEQNEILRGVLKEQQQEIDCLKLSNEELYKADGNLEKQQQKSREHEQLTQKAKSMEDSRKGQEEQVVQSEREKEELAMELGQLKEQNETLTRALKEQQQEIDRLKESKEELAQVVSKLEQQQQNAREHEELTQMDKSMDESHTGQESLTPICEKYEQALSKIKQLKKEREELKEKVEVQSVEIAQLSPSLRDSQQESYRLKDHIQLLQVDLQSSEKEKAKLSVELRKLRGLTLDLDDLKTENKALHRSLSEQGHQPQQEMVDSDLKVQYQALLGQLQEARTQLQQELQASNNTRRRAEQAEGELVKVNECTNIIVMRSTQAEQKSRKLEMQLLEFHRVIEEKESMAEIAKVEKEELSRENQDLKRNVERLRKEFADIQAAPVSMQHPNPYGSSTDPTPTEEQQQDTLAASLHFGNPYETPGPATNAEEVCEVIPMIYMLSLTCRHCHECFPGITPNELELHEDSHRVCPFCTLICDGMEQTKYEEHVYSHEV, from the exons ATGGAGAGCGTCGAAAGTGCAGCCAACATGGAATTGTCAACAACCTTTTCCCAGGTTGTATTTCAGGAAATCCCCCACTCCTACGTGCCAAATATTGCCGTGACTTGCAGCTACACTCTGACAGCAGCCATTCAACAGAACCCCAGAGACTGGGTGGGGATATTCAAG GTAGGCTGGAGCACCACAAAGGATTATTACACATTTGTGTGGATAGAACCATCATTGGATCTGATAAAACAGGATGCAAACAAAAAACAAGTGCTTTTTAGTG CATACTACTTGCCAAAGGATGATGCAGAGTTCTATCAGTTCTGCTATATTGATAGCAATGGCCAAGTGAGAGGAGCCAGTACCCCCTTCTGCTTTAAAACCTCAGGGGAACAAAGCACAGATGGCAGCCTGGAAAACGACCTTTTGGTCATCACAACACAG GAAAAGGTAGAGCAacgtgagagggagaaagaagagatGGTCATGGAGTTGGGGCAACTGAAAGAGCAAAATGAGATTTTGAGAGGAGTCCTGAAGGAGCAACAGCAAGAGATTGATTGCCTCAAG TTGTCTAACGAGGAACTATACAAGGCAGACGGGAACCTGGAGAAGCAGCAGCAGAAGTCAAGAGAGCATGAACAACTGACACAGAAAGCTAAATCAATGGAAGACTCACGCAAAGGACAGGAG GAACAGGTGGTGCaaagtgagagggagaaagaagagcTGGCCATGGAGTTGGGGCAACTGAAAGAGCAAAATGAGACTCTGACACGTGCCCTAAAGGAGCAACAGCAAGAGATTGACCGCCTCAAG GAATCTAAAGAGGAACTTGCACAGGTAGTGAGCAAACTGGAGCAACAGCAACAGAATGCTAGAGAGCATGAAGAACTGACACAGATGGACAAATCAATGGATGAATCACACACAGGACAGGAG TCTCTGACTCCTATTTGTGAGAAATATGAACAAGCATTGAGCAAGATCAAACAGCTGAAGAAGGAGCGAGAGGAGTTGAAAGAAAAGGTTGAGGTTCAAAGTGTGGAGATTGCACA GCTGAGTCCAAGCCTCAGAGATTCTCAGCAGGAGTCTTACAGACTGAAGGATCACATTCAGCTTCTACAG GTGGATCTCCAGAGCAGTGAGAAAGAGAAGGCGAAGCTTTCTGTGGAGCTGCGCAAACTGCGTGGTCTCACACTTGACCTGGATGACTTGAAGACAGAGAACAAGGCCTTACACAGAAGCCTGTCAGAGCAGGGGCACCAGCCACAGCAGGAGATGGTGGACAGTGATTTGAAG GTGCAATACCAAGCTCTTCTTGGCCAGCTGCAGGAGGCTCGGACACAGTTGCAACAGGAGCTGCAGGCTTCCAACAACACACGCAGACGTGCAGAGCAAGCAGAGGGGGAACTGGTGAAGGTCAATGAGTGCACGAATATCATAGTCATGAGGTCTACACAGGCGGAGCAGAAAAGCAGAAAACTAGAG ATGCAACTTTTAGAGTTCCACAGAGTCATTGAGGAGAAAGAAAGCATGGCAGAGATCGCTAAAGTAGAGAAAGAGGAGTTGTCCAGAGAAAATCAG GATCTCAAAAGAAATGTTGAGAGACTTCGCAAGGAGTTTGCTGACATCCAGGCTGCTCCAGTGTCCATGCAGCACCCCAACCCTTATGGCTCTTCAACTGACCCCACCCCCACTGAGGAGCAGCAGCAAGATACACTGGCTGCCTCTCTCCACTTTGGGAACCCTTATGAGACCCCAG GCCCTGCGACAAACGCGGAGGAGGTATGTGAAGTCATTCCTATGATATACATG TTGTCCTTGACGTGTCGTCACTGCCATGAGTGCTTCCCTGGCATCACCCCGAATGAGCTGGAGCTGCACGAGGACAGCCACAGAGTGTGCCCCTTTTGCACCCTCATCTGTGACGGAATGGAGCAGACCAAGTATGAAGAACACGTCTACAGCCATGAGGTGTAG
- the snf8 gene encoding vacuolar-sorting protein SNF8 has protein sequence MHRRGVGAGAIAKKKLAEAKYKERGTVLAEDQIVQMSKQLETFKSNLEEFASKHKQEIRKSSQFRVQFQEMCATIGVDPLASGKGFWSEMLGVGDFYYELGVQIIEVCLALKHRNGGLITLDELHHRVLKGRGKFAQDVSQDDLVRAIKKLKVMGNGFGMIPVGGSYLVQSVPAELNMDHTVVLQLAEKKGYVSVSEIRESLKWERERACHVLDHLLKEGLAWLDSQASGEPQYWLPALFSELTSRDVTPEEANQITP, from the exons ATGCATAGGAGAGGAGTAGGTGCGGGAGCTATCGCTAAAAAGAAGCTTGCAGAG GCCAAGTATAAAGAGAGGGGGACAGTGTTAGCTGAGGATCAAATTGTTCAG ATGTCAAAACAGCTGGAGACCTTCAAATCTAACCTTGAGGAATTTGCCAGCAAGCACAAACAAGAGATTCGTAAGAGTTCCCAGTTCCGGGTCCAGTTTCAGGAGATGTGTGCCACCATTGGAGTTGACCCACTTGCCT CTGGCAAAGGCTTTTGGTCTGAGATGCTTGGTGTGGGTGACTTCTATTACGAGCTGGGTGTGCAGATCATTGAAGTATGCCTGGCACTGAAACACAGAAATGGAG GACTTATTACCCTGGACGAACTCCATCACAGAGTGTTGAAGGGAAGGGGGAAATTTGCTCAGGATGTGAGCCA AGATGACTTGGTGCGGGCCATAAAGAAGCTGAAAGTCATGGGGAACGGCTTTGGGATGATTCCTGTTGGAGGCTCTTACCTCGTGCAGTCAGTGCCAGCAGAGCTCAACATGGACCACACTGTGGTACTTCAGCTGGCTGAG AAGAAGGGCTACGTTTCAGTGAGTGAGATCAGAGAGAGTCTTAAGTGGGAGCGAGAGCGAGCCTGTCATGTGCTG GATCACCTATTGAAAGAGGGCTTGGCGTGGTTGGATTCCCAAGCTTCTGGAGAGCCACAGTATTGGCTGCCAGCCCTCTTTTCTGAGCTGACTTCCCGTGATGTCACACCTGAGGAGGCCAATCAGATAACGCCTTAA